The DNA sequence CGCTACCGGAATGGACCAGACCGGTGACGACAGTTACGGCGCGCCCGGCCACGACTCGCCCGGTCACGACTCGATGTGGGTCGGCAAGAGCGAAGACGCCGTCGTCGAACACACCGGCCTCGTCCACGACGGCCTGATCGCGACGGGGATGGCGACCGCGACGACCTACGGTCTCCCGCGGATGGGCCCGACCTTCGGGGCCATGCTCGTCTCAGGCAAGCGCGCCGCCCAGGAAGCGATCGACGAACTCGGCGTCGACGCCGACCCCGTCGACATCACCAGTCGCGCGACCCCCGCCGACGACTGATACGGTTTACTGTACGTCAGTTCCGGCGCAACCGCCGGCCGGATCGCGGTTGCGGCGGTACATCGGTACAGCAATCCGTATGAGCGGTTCTGACCGGCGGACGAAGGGCACGTGACACGATCGTAATCTTTCCTGGTCCGGAATCGAAACTCGCGACTAGCCCGCTTTCCGCCCCTCGAGATCGGCGATCGCTTTTCGGAAACGCCCAGTTCGTGGGAATCACCGAAACCCATACTATATTTTTAGGTCGACCTAAAACTATGCCAACGAGACGAACCGTCCTGGCGGTCGCCACGGCGATGGCGGGAGCGGGTATTGCGGGCTGCACCGACGAACAGAGTACGAATTCGGACGATGACGATCCGGAAGCCGGTGACGAGAACGGAAACGGCGGCGCCGAACTCGGCGTCGCGGCCGAGTGGAACGCCATCCGTGCACGCGTCCACGACGCGCTCGCGCTCGGAATCGCCGACGAGTTCTCGACCGGGGCGGCGATCGTCGGCGACATGCTGGCCCGGTTCGAGGGCGCGACCGGCGAGTGGGGTGCCCACGAGCAACTCGAAGCGACCGACCACGAAGCCTACGAGGAATTCGAGGAGGCGCTCGAAGAACTTCGTCTGGAGGGGCTCGAAACGGCGTCGCTCGACCGGACGCGCACGGAAACCGGGATCGCCGACGAACAACTCCGGACCGCCCAGCGCGAGCGACTCGCACACCGGAACGCGATCGCGCTCGAGATGGGGCTGTTCGCGGCCCGGATCGCCGACGTCGCGGCGCTCGCGCGTGCGAACCGGTTCGACGCGGCCGAGACAGTCGCCGGAGAGGCCGACGAGCGGTGGGAGGACTCGATCGCGCACGACGAACTCAGCGCCGCCGACGCGGACCTGTACGTGGCCTTCGAGGGAGAACTGCCGGGACTGGCGTCGGCCGCGGCCGACGAGGACGTCGATGCAGTCGTGGACGGTGCCGAGGCCGCGATCGATGCGGCGATCGACGCGGCGTACGTCCTCGCGGAGGACGAGTCGGCCGCCGACGCGGCCGCACTTGCGACGTTCCAGGCCCAGGGGTGGGACGCGGCGGCCCTGGCGTCGCTCTCGGACGTCGATCCGGACGGGGCCGCGGCCGTCGCGCGAGACGCGCTCCAGCGGTTCGAGGGGGCTCGCGTCCACGACGCGGTCGAGGACGCCGACCACGCCACCTACGAGGCCTTCGAGAGCGAACTCGAGGCGTACGCCGAGGCTCTCGAAGCCGACGACGGCGTCGACGAGGCGGCCGCCGATTTCGCGGCGGCGGCGCTCCGGGCGCAGTTCGCCGTCGCGGGCGCGCTCGAGGAGGCTCCGGGCGACGACCACGGCGGCGGACACGATCACGACCACGACGACCTCGCGGGTGGGCCGAACGTCGTCGACGGCGTTCCCGAGGACGTCGATCACGTCGTCGAGATGCACGCTGCGAGCTTCGAACCGGACGAGTTGACGATCGAGGCCGGCGAGACCGTCGCGTTCGAACACGTCGAGGGCGAACCCCACACGGTCACCGCCTACGAGGACGCCATCCCCGACGACGCTCCGTACTGGGCGTCGGGCGGGTTCGACGACGAGGATGCGGCCCGTGAGGGGTGGGACGACGGCCGCGGCGCCGTCGTCTCGGGGCAGTCGTACGTACGAACGTTCGAAGTAGCGGGGACCCACGAGTTCTGCTGTATCCCCCACGAGGCCGCCGGTCACGTCGGGCGCATCGACGTGGAGTGACGAATCGACGACGTCGATCGCAAGCCACCGTCGAAATCCACACGGTTTTCGCCGTTCAGGTGCAGGGATCGGACATGAAACTCGTCGTCACCGGCGCGACCGGCGGAGCGGGCAGTTGGATCGTCGATCACGTCGCGAGCGAGGGCCACGACGTCGTCGGCGTCGACCTCGAGCGCCCCCCGGGCGAGCGCGAGAACGTCACCTTTCTCGCGGCCGACCTCACCGACCAGGGGCAGGCCTGGGAAGCGATCCTCTCCCAGGATCCGGACGCGGTGGTCCACCTCGCGGGGATTCCGCGGATGGGCGAGACGACCGGTACCGAGACGTTCCTGACCAACGTCGAGAGCGCCTACCACGTCTTCGAGGCCGCGGGTCGGACCGGCGCGGACGTGGTCTGGACCTCGAGCGAGAGCCTCTACGGGATGCCTTTCGCCGCGGAGCCGTTCCTCCCGGACTACCTCCCGATCGACGAGGCCCATCCGCAACGTCCGGAAGACGGCTACGGCGCGTCGAAACTCGTCGGCGAGGAACTCGCCGCGAAGACGGTCCGCAAGCACGGCATCTCGATCGCCTCGATCCGGCCGTCGTGGATCCAGTACCCCGGCGAGTACCAGGCCCGCGAGGTCGCCGCGGCGTTCGATCCCGAGACGGCCGATCGGAGCGGCAACTTCTGGTCGTACGTCGACGTCCGCGACGTGGTCTCGATCGTCGACGCCGTCCTCCACGCCGACATCGACGGCCACGAGGCGTACCACGCGATGGCCGCGGACAACTACCTCGGCCGGCCGACCGCGGACGCGATCGAGACCGTCTTCGGTGCGCTCCCGGAACAGTGTGACCTCGGGGGCGAGGAATCGGCGTTCTCCACGGCGAAAGCCCGAACGGAACTGGGCTGGGAGCCCGATCACACCTGGCGTGAGGCCGAGGACGAGACCGTCGAGGGGCCGGCGTTTCTGGACGGGTAGCGTCGATACGGTCGGCTGGATCGCCATCATCGACGTCCGTCTCCGGGCGGGGCTGAAACCGGGCGGCGAACGGGATACTCGCCTGCGACCGCAACAGTTTCACCGGGTGGTACGACTAGATCATACATGGTCGACAGCGTCATCTGCTATCGCGCCCCGACGACCGTCGTCGACGTCGATACGATCGCGGACTGGCTCGCGGAACGCGTCGACGCGACGGTGACGGTCCGCGATCGGTTCCTCGAGGAGCACCGCGCCGACGACCTGCCGGAACGGTTCGCCGAGGCGCGGGTGCGATCGCCGTACGATCGCGAGACGGGGAACACGATGCTGGGGACGACCCGCTACGAGGAACGTGCGCTCGACGATCCCGATCGAGAGGGCGGCGTCCTCTACGACGGGATCCAGGTCCAGCGGGCGCTCAACACCGTCTTGCCCGGCGACGAACGCGACCTGGAGACGCTACACGTGCCGGTCCTCGATCGGGCGATCGGGACGTGGGGCGACCACGACGGCCGCTGGCACAAGCGGGTGAACGTCCTCGGCCAGCCCGCGCTCGTCTCGGTACCGGGTCTCTACGAGGCCCCGGCGAAGCCCGAGGAATACTACAAGGAGAAGCAACGGCACTCGCTGCTCTCCGGCGACACGCCGCCGCGCGAGGTGCTCGAGAACCGCGTCGAGGGCGAGTTCCTGATCGAGGACGACCCTCGATCGACCGACGCGCTGAAAGGATACGTCCTGCAGGCCGTCCACTACCTCGAGACCGGGGAATCGTTCTGCGATCGAGAGGGGTGTCGACTCTTCAACGCCCATTACCACGGGGACCTGATCGAGGCACAGCTTCGCGAGCCAGCGTTCTGCGACGAGCACGCGCGGCTTTACGGGACGGACTGAGTCGCGGGACGGATCACGACCGGTCGCGAGCCGTCTCTCAGTACCGTGGCGAGCGCTGGTGATCCCGGGGGCGATCCGCGATCGGGTTCGCGAGTACGAGGGATTCGAAGCATCGGCCCCCTGAACAGGTGATCGCGGCGGGGCGATCGGGAGTGTTTCGTTTGCCGAAACAACGTATCCGGCGGGCAAATCGCCGATATCGGACGAAAACCGGCGCAAAACGGCGACAACATGTGACTGGTTGAAGAACCATCCCGCCATCTATCCGATCGTCATGAGTCGACACGTATTACTCGCGATCGTGGTCAGCGTCGCCCTGCTCGTCGGGGCGGCCGGAACAGCAACGGCAACGCCGGGCGAGGGCCCGCCGGAGGACCTCCCGGAGCCGGTGCCCGACTTCGTTTCGGATCTGCACGAAACGATCAGTAGCTTCCTCGACGGTGCGATCGACTCGCTCGGGGACGCCGTGTCCGAGATCACGCCCGGTGCGGTCGTGCCGACGACGAAGTGATCGGGCCGGGACCCGAGCGGGACTCGCGGATTCTTCAGCGGGGTCATATTTTTCGAAAGCGATCAAAAAGCGTATTAGAGTGCCATAGTATACTGAATTTCGTGATTCGACGGATGCGTCTCCGACGTCTCTTTCCCCGTTTTTCTCCCCTAGATAGATCGCAAACGGATCGGCGTCGTCGGGACCCGAACGAGAATGACCGACCGTAACCCTCGATCGATCGGCCGGCTGCTGATCATTGCCCTCGCGCTCTCGCTGGTCGTTTCCGGACCGCTTTCGGTCGCCGGTGCGGCCGCGAGCGGGTCGGGGTATCACGCCGCCGAATCTCCGGATGGCTTCTCGGCGGCCCCCGAAGACGTCGATCCC is a window from the Halosolutus amylolyticus genome containing:
- a CDS encoding DUF5059 domain-containing protein; this encodes MPTRRTVLAVATAMAGAGIAGCTDEQSTNSDDDDPEAGDENGNGGAELGVAAEWNAIRARVHDALALGIADEFSTGAAIVGDMLARFEGATGEWGAHEQLEATDHEAYEEFEEALEELRLEGLETASLDRTRTETGIADEQLRTAQRERLAHRNAIALEMGLFAARIADVAALARANRFDAAETVAGEADERWEDSIAHDELSAADADLYVAFEGELPGLASAAADEDVDAVVDGAEAAIDAAIDAAYVLAEDESAADAAALATFQAQGWDAAALASLSDVDPDGAAAVARDALQRFEGARVHDAVEDADHATYEAFESELEAYAEALEADDGVDEAAADFAAAALRAQFAVAGALEEAPGDDHGGGHDHDHDDLAGGPNVVDGVPEDVDHVVEMHAASFEPDELTIEAGETVAFEHVEGEPHTVTAYEDAIPDDAPYWASGGFDDEDAAREGWDDGRGAVVSGQSYVRTFEVAGTHEFCCIPHEAAGHVGRIDVE
- a CDS encoding NAD-dependent epimerase/dehydratase family protein; amino-acid sequence: MKLVVTGATGGAGSWIVDHVASEGHDVVGVDLERPPGERENVTFLAADLTDQGQAWEAILSQDPDAVVHLAGIPRMGETTGTETFLTNVESAYHVFEAAGRTGADVVWTSSESLYGMPFAAEPFLPDYLPIDEAHPQRPEDGYGASKLVGEELAAKTVRKHGISIASIRPSWIQYPGEYQAREVAAAFDPETADRSGNFWSYVDVRDVVSIVDAVLHADIDGHEAYHAMAADNYLGRPTADAIETVFGALPEQCDLGGEESAFSTAKARTELGWEPDHTWREAEDETVEGPAFLDG
- a CDS encoding DUF7001 family protein; the encoded protein is MVDSVICYRAPTTVVDVDTIADWLAERVDATVTVRDRFLEEHRADDLPERFAEARVRSPYDRETGNTMLGTTRYEERALDDPDREGGVLYDGIQVQRALNTVLPGDERDLETLHVPVLDRAIGTWGDHDGRWHKRVNVLGQPALVSVPGLYEAPAKPEEYYKEKQRHSLLSGDTPPREVLENRVEGEFLIEDDPRSTDALKGYVLQAVHYLETGESFCDREGCRLFNAHYHGDLIEAQLREPAFCDEHARLYGTD